The following coding sequences lie in one Arachis stenosperma cultivar V10309 chromosome 5, arast.V10309.gnm1.PFL2, whole genome shotgun sequence genomic window:
- the LOC130982218 gene encoding sugar transporter ERD6-like 4, whose product MREAKEDSSSGEDGNKELRKPFLHNGSWYKMLGSRQSSIIGSSIQVVRDSSVSILFCVLIVALGPIQFGFTCGYSSPTQESIISDLKLSLSEFSLFGSLSNVGAMVGAIVSGQMSEYIGRKGSLMIAAIPNIIGWLAISFAKDSSFLFMGRLLEGFGVGIISYVVPVYIAEISPQNMRGTLGSVNQLSITIGIMLAYLLGLFVNWRALAVLGSLPCIVLIPGLFFIPESPRWLAKMGMTEEFETSLQVLRGFDTDISVEVHEIKRSVASTGKTFTIRFADLKMKRYWYPLMVGIGLLVLQQLSGTNGVLFYSSTIFANAGISSSNAATVGLGAIQVIATGLTTWLVDKSGRRLLLIISSSVMTISLLIVSIAFYLEGFTSVDSHLYNISGIVSVVGLVTMVIGYSLGVGPIPWLIMSEILPVNIKGLAGSIATLTNWLTSWMITMTANLLLTWNSAGTFAIYTVVAAFTVAFSAIWVPETKGRTLEEIQFSFR is encoded by the exons ATGAGAGAGGCGAAAGAAGATAGCAGTAGTGGTGAGGATGGAAACAAGGAGCTTAGGAAGCCATTCCTGCACAATGGGAGTTGGTACAAGATGTTGGGTTCTAGACAGTCCAGCATCATAGGATCTTCAATTCAGGTGGTGCGAGATTCCTCTGTCTCCATTCTCTTCTGCGTCCTCATCGTTGCTCTGGGTCCGATTCAGTTTGGTTTCACG TGTGGATATTCTTCTCCCACTCAGGAAAGTATAATTAGTGATCTCAAGCTCTCACTTTCAGAG TTCTCTTTATTCGGATCATTATCCAATGTGGGGGCGATGGTGGGAGCTATAGTCAGTGGTCAAATGTCTGAATACATTGGTCGCAAAGGG TCATTGATGATTGCTGCAATCCCAAATATAATAGGATGGCTCGCAATCTCTTTTGCCAAG GACTCGTCTTTTCTGTTTATGGGGAGATTATTGGAAGGTTTTGGCGTTGGTATAATCTCTTACGTG GTTCCTGTTTATATAGCTGAGATATCACCTCAAAACATGAGAGGTACCCTTGGATCGGTCAATCAG CTCTCTATCACAATTGGAATAATGTTGGCATACCTCTTAGGCCTTTTTGTTAACTGGAGAGCACTTGCAGTTTTAG GAAGTTTGCCTTGTATAGTTTTAATACCTGGGTTATTTTTTATACCGGAATCTCCCCGATGGTTG GCCAAGATGGGGATGACAGAAGAGTTTGAGACTTCTTTGCAAGTGTTGCGAGGATTTGACACAGATATATCTGTTGAAGTACACGAAATTAAG AGATCGGTGGCGTCGACCGGAAAGACATTTACAATCCGGTTTGCAGATCTCAAGATGAAAAGATATTGGTATCCTTTAATG GTAGGGATTGGATTACTTGTACTCCAACAATTGAGTGGTACCAATGGGGTGTTGTTCTATTCAAGTACCATCTTTGCAAACGCAG GAATTTCATCTAGCAATGCTGCTACAGTTGGACTTGGAGCTATTCAG GTCATAGCTACTGGACTGACTACTTGGTTAGTCGACAAAAGTGGCCGGAGGCTGCTTCTAATA ATATCTTCATCTGTAATGACAATTAGCCTTCTTATTGTTTCTATAGCATTCTATCTGGAG GGGTTCACATCTGTGGATTCTCATCTATACAACATTTCGGGAATAGTTTCTGTTGTTGGGTTGGTG ACTATGGTGATTGGTTACTCTCTAGGTGTTGGACCTATTCCTTGGCTTATAATGTCTGAG ATACTTCCGGTGAATATAAAGGGCCTTGCAGGGAGTATAGCTACTTTGACAAATTGGTTGACTTCCTGGATGATCACAATGACAGCAAACTTGCTTTTGACATGGAACAGTGCAG GAACATTCGCAATCTACACTGTGGTAGCTGCTTTTACCGTTGCTTTTTCGGCAATATGGGTTCCTGAGACTAAGGGAAGAACTTTGGAAGAAATTCAGTTTTCTTTTAGATAG
- the LOC130982516 gene encoding alkylbase DNA glycosidase-like protein mag2, translating into MKRTRSQTKESISVSKSESLTASSSKLPFRAKKIPRLPSSSNNNKNKETLIPEDSTPPPLPTPKPLTFTGEMELALHHLRAADVTLAACIDAFPTPHFHTHRSPFFSLVKSIISQQLSNKASQSIEDRFVALCGGPHSVGPDSVLALSAQQLRGVGISGPKATYLHDLASKYRDGLLSDSSILEMDDETLYKKLTMVKGIGPWSVHMFMIFTLHRPDVLPVGDLVVRRGVERLYGLKSLPQPSQMEKLCEKWKPYRSVGSWYMYRLVEAKGILPLPPPTSLL; encoded by the coding sequence atgaagcgAACTCGATCTCAAACCAAAGAAAGCATTTCCGTCTCCAAATCAGAATCCCTAACCGCTTCCTCTTCCAAACTCCCATTTCGCGCCAAAAAGATCCCAAGACTCCCCTCTTCCTccaacaacaacaagaacaaagaAACCCTCATTCCCGAAGATTcaacaccaccaccactacCCACTCCCAAACCGTTGACTTTTACAGGGGAAATGGAGCTCGCCCTTCACCACCTCCGTGCCGCCGATGTCACCCTCGCCGCCTGCATCGACGCCTTCCCGACGCCGCACTTCCATACTCACCGCTCTCCCTTCTTCTCCCTCGTCAAGAGCATCATCTCCCAGCAGCTCTCCAACAAGGCCTCCCAATCCATCGAGGACCGTTTCGTCGCCCTCTGTGGCGGCCCACACTCAGTTGGGCCTGACTCTGTCCTGGCTCTCTCGGCCCAACAGCTCCGCGGAGTCGGGATATCAGGGCCCAAAGCCACCTACCTGCATGATCTGGCAAGCAAGTACCGCGATGGGCTCTTGTCGGATTCGTCCATACTGGAAATGGACGACGAGACTCTCTACAAGAAGCTGACGATGGTGAAGGGAATTGGGCCTTGGTCGGTCCACATGTTCATGATCTTCACACTTCACAGGCCCGACGTTCTGCCAGTTGGAGACCTTGTTGTTAGGAGAGGTGTGGAGCGGTTGTATGGGCTGAAGTCATTGCCTCAGCCTTCGCAAATGGAGAAGCTTTGCGAGAAGTGGAAGCCCTATAGGTCTGTTGGGTCTTGGTATATGTATAGGCTTGTTGaagcaaaaggaatattgccATTGCCACCACCAACATCCCTACTTTGA
- the LOC130980423 gene encoding uncharacterized protein LOC130980423 has translation MEETRHEIEEENTRTRSNTTEEEEEVLEYEEEDIEEGVEKCNHSLVGKLVTDKNINPTWVQTAMFNIWRRPEGFKMVEIRPKLFQFFFHKEIDMRKVLKENPWMFRNSWLLIKKWERGVNPAEMDFSRTEIKLQIWNMPEHCKTTTLGRKIATRVGEVMECNVFSVGPGKGNFLKASVMIRIEDPLKEGLNMGSKQDGLTKVEFKYERLPTFCYFCGRIGHDVANCEIAEAEEEHTSGSKKRTRSMAKSRYNRQ, from the coding sequence ATGGAAGAAACAAGGCATGAAATCGAAGAGGaaaatacaagaacaagatCAAATACAacagaagaggaagaagaagtcTTGGAATACGAAGAAGAAGACATAGAGGAAGGTGTAGAGAAATGCAATCACAGTCTAGTAGGAAAGCTGGTGACAGACAAAAACATCAATCCAACATGGGTCCAAACGGCTATGTTCAACATTTGGAGAAGGCCAGAGGGCTTTAAGATGGTAGAGATCAGGccaaaactttttcagtttttctTTCATAAGGAAATAGACATGAGAAAAGTTCTGAAAGAAAACCCATGGATGTTTCGAAATTCATGGCTACTGATCAAAAAATGGGAAAGAGGAGTAAACCCAGCAGAAATGGATTTTTCTAGAACAGAAATTAAACTTCAAATATGGAACATGCCAGAGCATTGCAAAACAACAACTCTAGGAAGAAAGATCGCTACTAGGGTGGGAGAAGTCATGGAATGCAATGTATTCTCAGTGGGTCCAGGAAAAGGAAACTTTCTTAAAGCATCAGTCATGATAAGGATAGAGGATCCACTGAAAGAAGGCCTAAACATGGGGAGTAAGCAAGATGGTTTAACAAAGGTGGAGTTCAAATATGAAAGGCTGCCTACATTTTGCTACTTTTGTGGTAGGATCGGACATGATGTAGCAAACTGTGAGATAGCAGAAGCAGAAGAAGAGCACACCAGTGGTTCAAAAAAAAGGACTAGGAGCATGGCTAAAAGCAGATATAATAGGCAATAA
- the LOC130980424 gene encoding uncharacterized protein LOC130980424, whose translation MKIISWNCRGLGNPWAVRALNKLLKQQAPNLVFLMETRRKTDELNRIRNRGRMGNIAGIDCEGDGRSRAGGLAVMWDSSIVLEVSSMSLNHIDMRVKVAEAGQQWRVTGFYGNSDAANKQKSWDLLSSLGKSQNMPWLVFGDFNQILEQKEKTGGLSVSYSQMKGFQEVLQMNQLLDLGFVGHSFTWTNNRPGEMNIQERLDRAIATIDWKEAFPETIVRHLQRYKSDHCPLLIDVTGQENKRRRKRPNIFRFEEMWLQNQECKEKASQRNKRNRIERITDDAGILFEDEEKIEEIIVNFYEDLFKTEGTMEEEQVAAVVGGRVS comes from the exons ATGAAGATAATTAGTTGGAACTGCCGTGGGCTTGGGAACCCATGGGCAGTGAGAGCTTTGAACAAGCTCTTGAAACAGCAAGCTCCCAACCTCGTATTCTTAATGGAGACGAGGAGAAAGACTGACGAATTAAATCGTATCAGGAATAGAGGAAGAATGGGAAATATTGCAGGAATTGACTGTGAAGGGGATGGAAGAAGTAGAGCGGGCGGTTTGGCAGTTATGTGGGATAGCTCTATTGTTTTGGAAGTATCATCAATGTCCTTGAACCATATAGATATGAGGGTAAAAGTAGCAGAAGCTGGACAGCAGTGGAGGGTTACGGGGTTCTATGGGAATTCGGATGCAGCCAACAAGCAAAAATCATGGGATCTCTTGAGCTCGCTTGGTAAATCTCAAAACATGCCATGGTTGGTTTTTGGAGATTTTAACCAAATCCTAGAACAGAAAGAGAAGACAGGGGGATTGTCAGTTTCTTATAGCCAAATGAAAGGTTTTCAAGAGGTACTACAAATGAATCAGCTGCTAGACTTGGGGTTTGTGGGACACTCTTTTACATGGACAAACAACCGACCGGGAGAAATGAATATTCAAGAGAGACTCGACAGGGCAATCGCAACAATTGACTGGAAGGAAGCTTTTCCAGAGACAATTGTAAGACACTTGCAGAGGTACAAATCAGATCACTGTCCTCTCTTAATTGATGTAACAGGTCAAGAGAAcaaaagaaggaggaagaggcCAAATATCTTCAGATTTGAAGAAATGTGGCTTCAAAACCAAGAGTGTAAAGAA AAAGCATCACAAAGGAACAAAAGAAATCGTATAGAGAGGATCACTGATGATGCAGGAATTCTTTTTGAAGATGAGGAGAAAATAGAGGAAATTATAGTGAACTTTTATGAGGATTTGTTCAAGACCGAAGGGACAATGGAAGAAGAACAAGTGGCTGCAGTGGTGGGAGGCAGAGTCTCGTAG